The Syngnathoides biaculeatus isolate LvHL_M chromosome 6, ASM1980259v1, whole genome shotgun sequence genome has a window encoding:
- the LOC133501935 gene encoding zona pellucida sperm-binding protein 4-like isoform X1, with product MKRSVLTLLLACMAAAQKSTDQWLTPPSNPQETELSCEVQAHHKIRCGPDGISSTDCEAINCCFDANLCYYGRHVTLQCTKDAQMIVVISRDASLPRIDLTTLSFISSGPGCGPVDSTSAFSIYQFPVTACGTVIMEEPGAITYENAMSASYEVDVGPYGAITRDSRFELAVQCRYVGTCVEAIVTKVDKVPGPPPVAGLGPLKVELRLGSGRRTVKGIMDEDVVFNDFYAESEYPVTKELREPVYVEVRMLERTDPNLVLTLKRCWGTAHSYPYSMPQWDLLVHGCPYVEDRYKTTLVPVVSSSRLEFPSHYRRFFFKMFTFMSTTTDNTGKGGSAAQQIISPLKEKVYIHCDTTVCVRQQGNNCEPQCYRGSKSCSYLIYGHFRTISRGAYAKMRIYFCILCNGRRGRSSRKRWNICVEEYATLM from the exons ATGAAGCGGTCCGTGCTCACCCTGCTGCTGGCCTGCATGGCTGCAGCTCAAAAGTCCACCGACCAGTGGCTCACGCCACCCTCCAACCCCCAAGAAACAGAACTTTCCTGCGAGGTGCAGGCGCACCACAAGATACGCTGTGGCCCTGACGGAATCTCGTCTACAGACTGCGAAGCCATCAACTGCTGCTTTGATGCTAACCTGTGCTACTACGGCAGACATG TGACTCTCCAGTGCACCAAGGATGCCCAGATGATCGTGGTTATCAGCAGAGACGCCAGCCTGCCCCGCATCGACTTGACGACCCTTTCGTTCATCTCCAGCGGGCCCGGTTGCGGACCGGTTGACAGCACGTCGGCTTTTTCCATCTACCAGTTTCCGGTCACGGCGTGCGGCACTGTAATCATG GAGGAGCCTGGTGCTATAACCTATGAAAACGCCATGTCGGCCTCCTACGAAGTCGATGTTGGACCGTATGGAGCGATTACCAGGGACAGCCGATTTGA GCTAGCCGTTCAGTGCAGATATGTCGGCACTTGCGTTGAAGCCATTGTCACCAAGGTGGACAAGGTTCCGGGACCCCCTCCGGTTGCAGGTCTCGGCCCCTTGAAGGTGGAGCTCAGGCTGGGCAGCGGCCGACGCACAGTCAAGGGTATTATGGACG AGGACGTGGTCTTCAACGACTTCTACGCTGAAAGTGAATATCCGGTGACAAAGGAACTCAGGGAGCCTGTGTATGTTGAGGTCCGGATGCTGGAGAGGACCGATCCCAACCTGGTCCTGACTCTTAAGCGATGCTGGGGCACTGCACATTCCTACCCTTACAGCATGCCTCAGTGGGATTTGCTGGTTCATGG GTGCCCATACGTCGAGGACCGCTACAAGACAACCCTGGTGCCGGTTGTCTCCTCATCACGCCTCGAGTTCCCCAGCCATTATCGCCGGTTTTTCTTTAAGATGTTCACGTTCATGTCCACCACGACAGACAATACTGGCAAgggaggatcagcggctcaacAGATTATAAGTCCGCTCAAGGAAAAG GTATACATTCACTGTGACACGACAGTGTGCGTCCGCCAGCAGGGAAACAACTGCGAGCCTCAGTGCTACAGAGGGAGTAAGTCATGTTCCTATTTGATCTACGgtcatttccggactataagccgcggGGCTTATGCTAAGATGcggatttatttttgcattctttGTAACGGCCGccgggggcgctcgagcagaaaaaggtggaatatatgtgtcgaggaataCGCAACTTTAATGTAA
- the LOC133501935 gene encoding zona pellucida sperm-binding protein 4-like isoform X2 has product MKRSVLTLLLACMAAAQKSTDQWLTPPSNPQETELSCEVQAHHKIRCGPDGISSTDCEAINCCFDANLCYYGRHVTLQCTKDAQMIVVISRDASLPRIDLTTLSFISSGPGCGPVDSTSAFSIYQFPVTACGTVIMEEPGAITYENAMSASYEVDVGPYGAITRDSRFELAVQCRYVGTCVEAIVTKVDKVPGPPPVAGLGPLKVELRLGSGRRTVKGIMDEDVVFNDFYAESEYPVTKELREPVYVEVRMLERTDPNLVLTLKRCWGTAHSYPYSMPQWDLLVHGCPYVEDRYKTTLVPVVSSSRLEFPSHYRRFFFKMFTFMSTTTDNTGKGGSAAQQIISPLKEKVYIHCDTTVCVRQQGNNCEPQCYRGKRDLAVTKQPTPEFDSALVSSLEIHFIDPN; this is encoded by the exons ATGAAGCGGTCCGTGCTCACCCTGCTGCTGGCCTGCATGGCTGCAGCTCAAAAGTCCACCGACCAGTGGCTCACGCCACCCTCCAACCCCCAAGAAACAGAACTTTCCTGCGAGGTGCAGGCGCACCACAAGATACGCTGTGGCCCTGACGGAATCTCGTCTACAGACTGCGAAGCCATCAACTGCTGCTTTGATGCTAACCTGTGCTACTACGGCAGACATG TGACTCTCCAGTGCACCAAGGATGCCCAGATGATCGTGGTTATCAGCAGAGACGCCAGCCTGCCCCGCATCGACTTGACGACCCTTTCGTTCATCTCCAGCGGGCCCGGTTGCGGACCGGTTGACAGCACGTCGGCTTTTTCCATCTACCAGTTTCCGGTCACGGCGTGCGGCACTGTAATCATG GAGGAGCCTGGTGCTATAACCTATGAAAACGCCATGTCGGCCTCCTACGAAGTCGATGTTGGACCGTATGGAGCGATTACCAGGGACAGCCGATTTGA GCTAGCCGTTCAGTGCAGATATGTCGGCACTTGCGTTGAAGCCATTGTCACCAAGGTGGACAAGGTTCCGGGACCCCCTCCGGTTGCAGGTCTCGGCCCCTTGAAGGTGGAGCTCAGGCTGGGCAGCGGCCGACGCACAGTCAAGGGTATTATGGACG AGGACGTGGTCTTCAACGACTTCTACGCTGAAAGTGAATATCCGGTGACAAAGGAACTCAGGGAGCCTGTGTATGTTGAGGTCCGGATGCTGGAGAGGACCGATCCCAACCTGGTCCTGACTCTTAAGCGATGCTGGGGCACTGCACATTCCTACCCTTACAGCATGCCTCAGTGGGATTTGCTGGTTCATGG GTGCCCATACGTCGAGGACCGCTACAAGACAACCCTGGTGCCGGTTGTCTCCTCATCACGCCTCGAGTTCCCCAGCCATTATCGCCGGTTTTTCTTTAAGATGTTCACGTTCATGTCCACCACGACAGACAATACTGGCAAgggaggatcagcggctcaacAGATTATAAGTCCGCTCAAGGAAAAG GTATACATTCACTGTGACACGACAGTGTGCGTCCGCCAGCAGGGAAACAACTGCGAGCCTCAGTGCTACAGAGGGA
- the LOC133501934 gene encoding loricrin-like isoform X1 encodes MNHAAVCLVALALFGSLCSGQMQHDQQQAKHLFEKPLTWTYPEGPTVQVEPIPDFELRHPIPAATVSVQCGERQARVEARMDFFGIGQFIKSSDLTLGPCNAVGEDPQTHVLIFETELQECGSVLRTTDDALIYTFTLNYNPTTLGGSPVVRTNEAAVYVECHYPRHHNVSSLPLDPKWIPFSAVRVAEEFLYFTLSLRTDDWMYERPRYQYYLGDMIRIEASVMQYHHVPLRVFVESCTATLSPDMNSSPRYTFLDNGCLIDAVVTGADSRFMQRTAENMLQFQFEAFRFQGVASGMLYITCHLRATSTGHDIDVDHRACSFINGWREASGVDSACGTCGAGGYQQITGGGVTGGGNVNTGGGTQTGGVNWYTGGGGGGEKQTVSWTSGGSGTTGTSWTGSGSSGSGTGTNNWHSTGGGGSQTGGGQTGKKTVTWTTTGSGTGGTGTTTWQTSGGSQVGDGQTAKKTTSWTSSGSGGSGSGGSGSGTYGSGTGSTTWQSSGGGGSQTGGGGQTGKKTVTWSTTGSGGSGTGTTTWQSSGGGGSQTDGGGQTGKKTVTWSTTGSGGSGTGTTTWQSSGGGGSQTDGGGQTGKKTVTWSTTGSGGSGTGTTTWQSSGGGGSQSGGGGQTGKKTVTWTTVGSGGSGTGTTWQSSGGSGSQTGGGGQTGTQTWTTTGTGGGGTGTTTWQTGGGGGTGQTGKKTVTWTTTTDSGGSGTGTTWQSSSGTTQTGKQTVSWTATGTGGTGPGTTTWNTVGGDGSQTGGSGSSGGSWSGGRKGRSVKEAQVYEWRGDVTLGPFEIAEKLT; translated from the exons ATGAATCACGCCGCTGTGTGCCTTGTGGCACTGGCGCTGTTCGGCAGCCTCTGCTCCGGTCAGATGCAGCACGATCAGCAGCAGGCCAAGCATTTGTTTGAGAAGCCGCTCACCTGGACGTACCCTGAAGGGCCTACGGTTCAAGTGGAGCCCATCCCTGATTTTGAGCTGAGGCACCCGATCCCGGCAGCAACAGTCTCGGTGCAGTGCGGGGAGAGGCAAGCACGCGTGGAGGCCCGGATGGACTTTTTTGGAATAGGCCAGTTCATCAAGTCCTCGGATCTCACCCTGGGTCCCTGTAACGCAGTGGGCGAGGACCCTCAAACCCATGTGCTGATATTCGAGACCGAGCTGCAAGAATGCGGCAGCGTGTTACGG ACGACAGATGACGCGCTCATCTACACCTTCACTCTCAACTATAACCCCACAACGCTGGGCGGCTCCCCCGTTGTGAGGACCAACGAAGCTGCTGTTTACGTGGAATGTCACTACCCCAG GCACCACAACGTGAGCAGCCTCCCTCTCGACCCAAAATGGATCCCGTTCTCTGCGGTCAGGGTTGCCGAGGAGTTTTTGTACTTCACGCTGAGCCTGAGGACAG ACGACTGGATGTACGAGAGGCCCCGTTACCAGTACTACCTGGGAGACATGATTCGTATCGAGGCCTCTgtcatgcagtaccaccacgTACCCCTGCGTGTTTTTGTGGAATCCTGCACGGCGACTCTCTCGCCCGATATGAACTCCAGCCCCAGATATACCTTCCTTGATAATGG GTGTTTAATCGACGCGGTTGTCACAGGCGCAGACTCCAGGTTCATGCAACGCACAGCAGAAAACATGCTCCAGTTCCAGTTTGAGGCCTTCCGGTTCCAGGGGGTTGCCAGCGGAATG CTGTACATCACGTGCCACTTGAGAGCAACGTCGACAGGCCACGACATTGACGTTGACCACAGGGCCTGCTCCTTCATCAACGG CTGGAGGGAGGCTAGCGGTGTGGATTCTGCGTGCGGAACCTGTGGTGCGGGTGGATACCAACAAATCACCGGAGGTGGAGTCACCGGTGGTGGCAATGTGAACACTGGTGGTGGCACTCAAACAGGTGGCGTTAACTGGTACActggtggaggtggaggtggagagAAGCAAACTGTTTCCTGGACCTCCGGAGGATCTGGCACCACAGGTACTTCCTGGACTGGTAGTGGTAGCTCTGGAAGTGGTACAGGAACCAATAATTGGCATAGCACTGGCGGAGGCGGCTCTCAAACCGGTGGTGGACAGACAGGCAAAAAAACCGTTACCTGGACCACCACTGGCTCCGGTACAGGTGGCACAGGAACCACTACCTGGCAGACCAGTGGTGGCTCTCAAGTAGGTGATGGCCAGACAGCCAAAAAAACCACTTCATGGACCTCCAGTGGCTCTGGAGGAAGTGGTAGTGGCGGCAGTGGCTCTGGAACCTATGGAAGCGGCACAGGATCCACCACCTGGCAAAGCAGTGGCGGAGGTGGTTCTCAAACAGGTGGCGGTGGCCAGACTGGCAAAAAAACGGTGACCTGGTCCACCACGGGCTCCGGAGGAAGCGGCACAGGAACTACTACCTGGCAAAGCAGCGGTGGAGGTGGTTCTCAAACAGATGGCGGTGGCCAGACTGGCAAAAAAACGGTGACCTGGTCCACCACTGGCTCCGGAGGAAGCGGCACAGGAACTACTACCTGGCAAAGCAGCGGTGGAGGTGGTTCTCAAACAGATGGCGGTGGCCAGACTGGCAAAAAAACGGTGACCTGGTCCACCACGGGCTCCGGAGGAAGCGGCACAGGAACTACTACCTGGCAAAGCAGTGGCGGAGGTGGTTCTCAATCAGGTGGCGGTGGCCAGACTGGCAAAAAAACTGTTACCTGGACCACCGTTGGCTCCGGAGGAAGTGGAACAGGAACTACGTGGCAGAGCAGTGGTGGAAGTGGCTCTCAAACAGGTGGCGGCGGCCAGACAGGCACACAAACCTGGACCACCACTGGAACTGGAGGAGGTGGCACAGGAACCACTACCTGGCAAACCGGtggcggaggtgggactggcCAGACAGGCAAAAAGACCGTTACCTGGACCACCACCACTGACTCTGGAGGAAGTGGCACAGGAACTACGTGGCAGAGCAGTAGTGGAACCACCCAAACTGGCAAACAAACCGTTTCCTGGACCGCCACTGGCACCGGAGGAACTGGCCCAGGGACCACTACCTGGAACACCGTAGGGGGAGACGGCTCTCAAACAGGTGGAAGTGGCAGCTCAGGCGGTTCCTGGAGCGGTGGAAGGAAAGGCCGTTCAGTGAAAGAAGCTCAAG TTTATGAATGGAGAGGCGATGTCACACTGGGTCCCTTCGAAATTGCAGAAAAACTCACTTAA
- the LOC133501934 gene encoding zona pellucida sperm-binding protein 3-like isoform X2 — MNHAAVCLVALALFGSLCSGQMQHDQQQAKHLFEKPLTWTYPEGPTVQVEPIPDFELRHPIPAATVSVQCGERQARVEARMDFFGIGQFIKSSDLTLGPCNAVGEDPQTHVLIFETELQECGSVLRTTDDALIYTFTLNYNPTTLGGSPVVRTNEAAVYVECHYPRHHNVSSLPLDPKWIPFSAVRVAEEFLYFTLSLRTDDWMYERPRYQYYLGDMIRIEASVMQYHHVPLRVFVESCTATLSPDMNSSPRYTFLDNGRRLQVHATHSRKHAPVPV; from the exons ATGAATCACGCCGCTGTGTGCCTTGTGGCACTGGCGCTGTTCGGCAGCCTCTGCTCCGGTCAGATGCAGCACGATCAGCAGCAGGCCAAGCATTTGTTTGAGAAGCCGCTCACCTGGACGTACCCTGAAGGGCCTACGGTTCAAGTGGAGCCCATCCCTGATTTTGAGCTGAGGCACCCGATCCCGGCAGCAACAGTCTCGGTGCAGTGCGGGGAGAGGCAAGCACGCGTGGAGGCCCGGATGGACTTTTTTGGAATAGGCCAGTTCATCAAGTCCTCGGATCTCACCCTGGGTCCCTGTAACGCAGTGGGCGAGGACCCTCAAACCCATGTGCTGATATTCGAGACCGAGCTGCAAGAATGCGGCAGCGTGTTACGG ACGACAGATGACGCGCTCATCTACACCTTCACTCTCAACTATAACCCCACAACGCTGGGCGGCTCCCCCGTTGTGAGGACCAACGAAGCTGCTGTTTACGTGGAATGTCACTACCCCAG GCACCACAACGTGAGCAGCCTCCCTCTCGACCCAAAATGGATCCCGTTCTCTGCGGTCAGGGTTGCCGAGGAGTTTTTGTACTTCACGCTGAGCCTGAGGACAG ACGACTGGATGTACGAGAGGCCCCGTTACCAGTACTACCTGGGAGACATGATTCGTATCGAGGCCTCTgtcatgcagtaccaccacgTACCCCTGCGTGTTTTTGTGGAATCCTGCACGGCGACTCTCTCGCCCGATATGAACTCCAGCCCCAGATATACCTTCCTTGATAATGG GCGCAGACTCCAGGTTCATGCAACGCACAGCAGAAAACATGCTCCAGTTCCAGTTTGA